The following proteins come from a genomic window of Atribacterota bacterium:
- a CDS encoding glycosyltransferase family 2 protein yields MKISVIIPAYNEESTIADVIKTVKKVPVINNIIVVSDGSTDNTVSIAKNLDVEVCQLKENIGKGGAIKKGFEKTDSDILLFLDADLIGLTIDHIHELINPIIEDKADMSLGIFTQGRLLTDLPQFLMPYLTGQRAIKRYIIDVIPDLDLLKYGLEVAITKVVKRYNFRVSKVKLPNLTQRMKEEKYGIVEGAKKRLQMYLDIVKQLKSD; encoded by the coding sequence ATGAAAATATCTGTTATCATACCTGCATATAACGAAGAAAGTACCATTGCTGATGTAATAAAAACAGTAAAAAAGGTTCCGGTAATTAATAATATTATTGTGGTAAGTGATGGTTCTACTGACAATACTGTTAGTATTGCAAAAAACTTAGATGTTGAAGTGTGTCAACTAAAAGAAAATATTGGAAAGGGTGGGGCAATAAAAAAGGGTTTCGAAAAAACTGATTCGGATATACTGTTATTTTTAGATGCTGATTTAATTGGATTAACAATTGATCATATCCATGAATTAATAAATCCTATAATAGAAGATAAAGCTGATATGTCTCTAGGTATTTTTACCCAAGGTAGATTATTGACCGATCTACCACAATTTCTAATGCCTTATCTTACAGGCCAAAGAGCTATAAAAAGATATATCATTGATGTCATTCCTGATTTAGATTTATTAAAATATGGCTTAGAAGTAGCAATAACTAAGGTTGTAAAAAGGTATAATTTTAGAGTAAGCAAAGTAAAATTGCCAAATTTAACACAAAGAATGAAGGAAGAAAAATATGGAATAGTGGAGGGTGCAAAAAAAAGATTGCAGATGTACCTCGATATTGTGAAGCAATTGAAATCCGATTAA